Proteins from one Mycobacterium sp. HUMS_12744610 genomic window:
- a CDS encoding MCE family protein, which produces MPAQINKPHTPPYKLAGLAVLLVAAVAGALVYGQFRGDFTPKTKLTMLASRAGLVMDPGSKVTYNGVEIGRVADIAETQRDGKPAAKFTLAVYPRYLHLIPANVTANIEATTVFGGKYVSLTTPKNPSRQRITPSTVIDARGVTTEINTLFQTITSLAERVDPVKVNLTLSAAAQALSGLGEKFGQSIVNANAVLDDVNPQMPQIRADVQGLADLGDTYANASPDLFDFLSNAVVTSRTLNAQQKDLDQALLSAAGLGNTGAELFDKGGPYLARGAKDLVPTAQLLDTYSPEIYCTLRNYHDMEPKAAAFLGGNGYSQNTHTEALSGLGLVLNPLSLVASSVLTMGLAGLAGVVGGAPNPYMYPENLPRVNAHGGPGGAPGCWQQITRDLWPAPELVMDTGNSIAPYNHLDTGSPYAIEFVWGRQVGDNTINP; this is translated from the coding sequence ATGCCCGCCCAGATAAACAAACCGCACACGCCGCCCTACAAGCTGGCCGGGTTGGCGGTGCTGCTCGTGGCCGCAGTGGCCGGCGCGTTGGTGTACGGGCAGTTCCGCGGTGATTTCACGCCGAAGACGAAGTTGACGATGCTGGCCTCGCGGGCGGGGCTGGTGATGGATCCGGGGTCGAAGGTGACCTACAACGGGGTGGAGATCGGCCGGGTGGCCGACATCGCCGAGACGCAGCGCGACGGCAAACCGGCGGCGAAGTTCACCTTGGCCGTCTATCCGCGGTATCTGCATCTGATTCCGGCCAACGTGACCGCCAACATCGAGGCGACCACGGTGTTCGGCGGCAAGTACGTGTCGTTGACGACGCCGAAAAATCCTTCGCGGCAACGGATCACGCCGTCGACGGTGATCGACGCGCGCGGTGTGACGACCGAGATCAACACGTTGTTCCAGACGATCACCTCGCTGGCCGAGCGGGTGGATCCGGTGAAGGTGAACCTGACGCTGAGTGCGGCCGCGCAGGCGCTCTCGGGGCTGGGCGAGAAGTTCGGGCAGTCGATCGTCAACGCCAACGCGGTGCTCGACGACGTCAACCCGCAGATGCCCCAGATCCGCGCCGACGTGCAGGGGTTGGCGGATCTGGGCGACACCTATGCCAACGCCTCGCCGGATCTGTTCGATTTCTTGAGCAACGCCGTGGTCACCTCGCGCACGCTCAACGCCCAGCAGAAGGATCTGGATCAGGCGTTGCTGTCGGCGGCGGGGTTGGGCAACACCGGCGCGGAGTTGTTCGACAAGGGCGGGCCGTATCTGGCGCGTGGGGCCAAAGACCTGGTGCCCACCGCGCAGCTGCTCGACACCTACAGCCCCGAGATCTACTGCACGTTGCGCAACTACCACGACATGGAGCCCAAGGCCGCCGCATTCCTCGGCGGTAACGGCTACTCGCAAAACACCCACACCGAGGCGTTGTCCGGGCTGGGGCTGGTGCTCAACCCGCTGTCGCTGGTCGCCTCGTCCGTCCTGACGATGGGGCTGGCCGGGCTCGCCGGTGTGGTCGGCGGCGCGCCCAACCCCTACATGTACCCGGAGAACCTGCCGCGGGTGAACGCTCACGGCGGGCCGGGCGGCGCCCCTGGCTGCTGGCAGCAGATCACCCGCGACCTGTGGCCGGCGCCCGAGCTGGTCATGGACACCGGCAACAGCATCGCGCCGTACAACCACCTCGACACCGGTTCGCCGTACGCGATCGAGTTCGTCTGGGGCCGTCAGGTAGGGGATAACACGATCAACCCATGA
- a CDS encoding MlaE family ABC transporter permease codes for MSTSAVLRSRFPRAVENLNRYGGAAGRAVDDIGQMGWFGAQAVAHMPHALRNYRKETLRLIAQIGMGTGAMAVVGGTVAIVGFVTLSGSSLVAIQGFASLGNIGVEAFTGFFAALINVRIAAPVVTGIAMAATVGAGATAELGAMRISEEIDALEVMGIKSISFLASTRIMAGLVVIIPLYSMAMIMAFLSPQITTTMFYGQSHGTYEHYFRTFLRPDDVFWSFLEAIIITGVVMITHCFYGYEAGGGPVGVGEAVGRSMRFSLVSVQVVVLSAALALYGVNPNFALTV; via the coding sequence ATGTCGACATCTGCTGTGCTGCGCTCCCGCTTCCCGCGGGCGGTGGAGAACCTCAACCGCTACGGCGGGGCCGCCGGGCGCGCGGTCGACGACATCGGGCAGATGGGCTGGTTCGGGGCCCAGGCCGTCGCGCACATGCCGCACGCGCTGCGCAACTACCGCAAGGAGACGTTGCGGCTGATCGCCCAGATCGGCATGGGCACCGGTGCGATGGCCGTGGTCGGCGGCACCGTGGCGATCGTCGGGTTCGTGACGCTCTCGGGTAGCTCGCTGGTCGCCATCCAGGGGTTCGCCTCACTGGGCAACATCGGCGTCGAGGCGTTCACCGGGTTCTTCGCCGCGCTGATCAACGTGCGCATCGCCGCCCCGGTGGTGACCGGCATCGCGATGGCAGCCACCGTCGGCGCCGGGGCGACCGCCGAGTTGGGCGCAATGCGCATCAGCGAGGAGATCGACGCCCTGGAAGTGATGGGCATCAAGTCGATCTCGTTTTTGGCCAGCACCCGGATAATGGCCGGTCTGGTCGTGATCATCCCGCTGTACTCGATGGCGATGATCATGGCGTTTTTGTCCCCCCAGATCACCACCACGATGTTCTACGGGCAGTCGCACGGCACCTACGAGCATTACTTCCGCACGTTCCTGCGCCCCGACGACGTGTTCTGGTCGTTCCTGGAGGCCATCATCATCACGGGCGTCGTGATGATCACCCACTGCTTCTACGGGTATGAGGCCGGCGGCGGACCGGTCGGCGTCGGCGAGGCCGTCGGCCGGTCGATGCGCTTCTCGCTGGTCTCGGTGCAGGTTGTCGTGTTGTCGGCCGCGCTGGCGCTCTACGGCGTCAACCCGAACTTCGCGCTGACGGTGTAG
- a CDS encoding MlaE family ABC transporter permease, translated as MQTPLTVIGGFFRMCVLTGKALFRWPFQWREFVLQCWFIMRVAFLPTIMVSIPLTVLLIFTLNVLLAQFGAADLSGAGAAIGAVTQLGPLTTVLVVAGAGSTAICADLGARTIREEIDAMEVLGIDPIHRLVVPRVIAATLVATLLNGLVITVGLVGGYLFGVYLQNVSGGAYLATLTTITGLPEVVIATTKAATFGLIAGLVGCYRGLTVRGGSKGLGTAVNETVVLCVVALYAVNVVLTTIGVRFGTGH; from the coding sequence ATGCAGACACCGCTGACGGTGATCGGCGGGTTCTTCCGGATGTGCGTGCTGACCGGAAAGGCGTTGTTCCGCTGGCCGTTCCAGTGGCGCGAGTTCGTCCTGCAGTGCTGGTTCATCATGCGGGTGGCGTTCCTGCCGACGATCATGGTGTCGATCCCGCTGACCGTGCTGCTGATCTTCACCCTCAACGTCCTGCTGGCCCAGTTCGGCGCGGCCGACCTGTCCGGGGCCGGCGCGGCGATCGGCGCGGTCACCCAGCTGGGCCCGCTGACCACGGTGCTGGTGGTCGCCGGCGCGGGGTCGACGGCGATCTGCGCCGACCTGGGGGCCCGCACCATCCGCGAGGAGATCGACGCGATGGAGGTGCTCGGCATCGACCCGATCCACCGCCTGGTGGTGCCCCGGGTGATCGCCGCGACCCTGGTCGCCACGCTGCTCAACGGGCTGGTGATCACCGTCGGCCTGGTCGGCGGATACCTGTTCGGGGTCTACCTGCAGAACGTCTCCGGCGGCGCGTATCTGGCCACGCTGACCACCATCACCGGCTTGCCCGAGGTGGTCATCGCGACGACCAAGGCCGCCACGTTCGGCCTGATCGCCGGGCTGGTCGGCTGCTACCGGGGGCTGACCGTGCGCGGCGGCTCCAAGGGCCTGGGCACCGCGGTGAACGAGACGGTGGTGCTGTGCGTGGTCGCGTTGTATGCGGTGAACGTGGTGCTGACCACCATCGGTGTGCGGTTCGGGACGGGACACTGA
- the fadD5 gene encoding fatty-acid--CoA ligase FadD5: protein MTAQLVGHRTQTAQAQELAHEQPYRARRQNWVNQLERHALMQPNATALRFLGRTVTWEELHRRVSALADALSRRGVGFGDRVMILMLNRTEFVEAVLAANMLGAIAVPLNFRLTPSEIAFLVEDCEARVVITEPVLAAVATGVRAVQPLLATVVVAGGPAEGPPDGDVLAYEDLVGETGDAHPPVDVPNESPALIIYTSGTTGRPKGAVLTHANLTGQTITGLYTAGASINDDVGFIGVPFFHIAGIGNMLTGMLLGTPTVIYPLGAFEPGQLLDVLEAERVTGIFLVPAQWQAVCAEQRARPRDLRLRAISWGAAPAPDALLREMSATFPGAQILAAFGQTEMSPVTCMLLGEDAIRKRGSVGKVIPTVTARVVDEDMNDVPVGEVGEIVYRAPTLMSGYWNNPEATAEAFAGGWFHSGDLVRMDSDGYVWVVDRKKDMIISGGENIYCAEVENVLAGHERIVEVAVIGRAHEKWGEVPIAVAAVTGEHLRLDELDEFLTERLARYKHPKALEIVDALPRNPAGKVLKTELRVRYGTLETSRTRSTTTDSISEEGD, encoded by the coding sequence TTGACCGCGCAATTAGTCGGCCACCGGACACAGACCGCACAGGCCCAGGAACTGGCGCACGAACAGCCCTACCGGGCCCGCCGGCAGAACTGGGTCAACCAGCTCGAGCGACACGCGCTGATGCAGCCGAACGCGACCGCGCTGAGGTTCCTCGGCAGGACGGTGACGTGGGAGGAACTGCACCGCCGCGTCTCGGCGCTGGCCGATGCGCTGAGCCGCCGCGGCGTCGGCTTCGGCGACCGGGTCATGATCCTGATGCTCAACCGCACCGAGTTCGTCGAGGCGGTGCTCGCGGCGAACATGCTCGGGGCCATCGCCGTCCCGCTGAACTTCCGCCTCACCCCGTCCGAGATCGCCTTCCTGGTCGAGGACTGCGAAGCGCGGGTGGTCATCACCGAGCCGGTGCTCGCCGCGGTGGCCACCGGGGTCCGCGCCGTTCAGCCACTGCTGGCGACGGTCGTGGTCGCGGGCGGCCCCGCCGAGGGGCCTCCCGACGGCGACGTGCTGGCCTACGAGGACCTCGTCGGCGAGACCGGCGACGCCCACCCGCCGGTGGACGTCCCGAACGAGTCGCCCGCGCTGATCATCTACACCTCCGGGACCACCGGCCGCCCCAAAGGCGCCGTGCTGACCCACGCCAACCTGACCGGGCAGACGATTACCGGGCTGTACACCGCGGGCGCCAGCATCAACGACGACGTCGGGTTCATCGGTGTCCCGTTCTTCCACATCGCCGGAATCGGCAACATGCTGACCGGGATGCTGCTGGGCACGCCCACGGTGATCTACCCGCTCGGCGCCTTCGAGCCCGGGCAGCTGCTCGACGTGCTGGAAGCCGAGCGGGTCACCGGCATCTTCCTGGTCCCGGCGCAGTGGCAGGCCGTCTGCGCCGAGCAGCGGGCGCGCCCCCGCGACCTGAGGTTGCGGGCGATCTCGTGGGGCGCCGCGCCGGCGCCGGACGCGCTGCTGCGGGAGATGTCGGCGACCTTTCCGGGGGCCCAGATCCTGGCCGCGTTCGGCCAGACCGAGATGTCGCCGGTGACGTGCATGCTGCTGGGCGAGGACGCGATCCGCAAGCGCGGCTCGGTCGGCAAGGTGATCCCAACGGTCACCGCCCGCGTCGTCGACGAGGACATGAACGACGTTCCCGTCGGCGAGGTCGGCGAGATCGTCTACCGCGCACCGACGCTGATGAGCGGCTACTGGAACAACCCGGAGGCCACGGCCGAGGCGTTCGCGGGCGGCTGGTTCCATTCCGGGGACCTCGTCCGCATGGACTCCGACGGTTACGTCTGGGTCGTCGACCGCAAGAAGGACATGATCATCTCCGGTGGCGAGAACATCTACTGCGCCGAGGTCGAGAACGTCCTGGCCGGCCACGAGCGCATCGTCGAGGTCGCCGTGATCGGGCGCGCCCACGAGAAGTGGGGCGAGGTGCCGATCGCGGTCGCGGCCGTCACCGGTGAGCACCTGCGGCTCGACGAGCTGGACGAGTTCCTGACCGAACGGCTGGCGCGCTACAAGCACCCCAAGGCGCTCGAGATCGTCGACGCCTTGCCGCGCAATCCGGCCGGCAAGGTGCTCAAGACCGAACTGCGGGTTCGCTACGGAACCCTGGAGACTTCTCGAACACGTTCCACGACAACGGATTCCATTAGCGAAGAGGGAGACTGA